DNA sequence from the Arthrobacter jinronghuae genome:
AGGATGTCAGCAACGCGCGCCTTGAGCTTGCTGTAAGGCATGGACACGGAATCGTGGTATGCCGAGTTTGCATTGCGCAGACGCGTGAGCATATCTGCGACAGGATCTGTCATTGTCATTTGGGCTCTTGCCCTCCCTCGTAACGGTTTCCTGCAGGATCCCCGTGCGGCGTCGCCTCACGGATCTCCGTCGGACCTGTTACGTAGTAATTAATCTTCGGATTTGAACGGGAAGCCGAGCGCCTTCAGCAGCGCGCGTCCCTCGTCATCGGTCTTTGCGGTGGTAACCACGGTGATGTCCATGCCGCGTACGCGGTCGATCTTGTCCTGATCGATTTCGTGGAACATCGACTGCTCGGTCAGACCGAACGTGTAGTTGCCGTTGCCGTCGAACTGCTTGCCGTTCAGGCCGCGGAAGTCACGGATACGGGGCAGTGCCAGGGTGACCAAACGGTCCACGAATTCCCACATGCGATCGCCGCGCAGCGTAACGTGCGTACCGATCGGCATGCCTTCGCGCAGCTTGAACTGGGCGATGGACTTGCGTGCCTTGGTGACCTGGGGCTTCTGGCCCGTGATCTGGGTGAGGTCGCGTACCGCACCGTCAATGAGCTTGGAGTCCTTAGCGGCATCTCCAACACCCATGTTCACAACCACCTTGACGAGGCGGGGAACCTGGTTGACGTTCGAGTAGTTGAATTCGTCCTGCAGGGTCTGCTTGATCTCCGCTGCGTAGCGGGTCTTCAGACGGGGGACGATCTTGGTGACAGTCTCAGTCATTAGAGGTCCTTCCCAGAGCCCTTGGCCACGCGGATACGCACAGTGCGCTCACGGCCATCTTTTTCGACGGTTTCAGTGCGGAAGCCAACGCGGGTCGGCTTCTTGGTCTCCGGGTCGACAATGGCGACGTTGGAAACGTGGATCGGGGCTTCAACAACCTCGATGCCGCCGGTCTTGGAACCGCGGGAGGACTGGCCAACCTTGGTGTGCTTGGTGACGCGGTTGATGCCTTCAACGAGGATGCGGTTGCTCTCGGGGAAAACCTTCAGAACCTTGCCCTGCTTGCCGCGGTCTCCGCCGCGCTCAGCCTTAGCACCGGTGATGACCTGAACGAGGTCACCCTTCTTGATTTTTGCCATGGACTAAAGCACCTCCGGAGCCAGCGAAATGATCTTCATGAACTTCTTGTCGCGAAGTTCGCGGCCGACGGGCCCGAAGATACGGGTACCGCGGGGGTCGCCGTCATTCTTCAAGATCACTGCAGCGTTCTCATCGAACTTGATGTAGGAACCGTCCTGGCGGCGGCGTTCCTTCTTGGTACGGACGATGACGGCCTTGACCACGTCGCCCTTTTTGACGTTGCCGCCGGGAATTGCATCCTTGACGGTGGCAACAATGGTGTCGCCAATGCCTGCGTAGCGACGGCCGGATCCACCGAGAACGCGGATGGTCAAGATTTCCTTGGCACCCGTGTTGTCGGCGACCTTCAGTCGCGACTCCTGCTGAATCACTTATTACTCCTGTCGTCGCGCCGGTTCTCGAAATGAGCCTTGCGGAACGGATATGGGTGGACCCCGTAATACTGGTACTCAACGCCGGGCGGGCCGGCCGCACGCCAGTGCAGCCGCCTTACGCGGCGTCGAACAAGATTATCGGGCTTTTGTCTCATTCGGCGGTGAGGAAGTGCGTACCGGGGACCCGGTTCGAGACCGGATTATGGACACACTTCCGCACCACACAGACAAGATTTCAAGTTTATCGCGAAAAGGCCCCGGAAGCGAAATCGAAGATGATAACGCGGCCGGGGCCCTCACGCTGTGGACGGTGCCGGTGTGTTCTCCGCTTGCCGCGGAGATCACACCGGCGGGCCGGCCGGTACTTCTTACTACTAGGTTACTTGGCCTTTTCGAGGATCTCGACCAGGCGCCACCGCTTGGTAGCGGACAGCGGCCGGGTCTCGGCGATCAGCACGAGGTCGCCAATGCCGGCAGCGTTCTGCTCGTCATGTGCCTTGCGCTTCTCGGTCCGGCGAATAACCTTGCCGTAAAGGGCGTGCTTCACGCGGTCTTCAACCTGGACGACGATGGTCTTGTCCATCTTGTCCGAGACCACGTAGCCGCGTGCGGTCTTCCGGTACCCGCGGGCATCGGCGCCGTTTGCGTCAGTTGTCACTGCTGCCTCATTCTTGTTTTCGCTCACTTGGCATCATCCTCAGCGACCTTGGCTTCAGCTTCAGACTTGTCAGCCTTCTTCTTTGACTTCTTCGGTGCCTCGGGTGCTGCTTCCTCAACGGGAGCGACAACCTCGGGACGAATGCCCAGCTCGCGCTCACGCAGCACCGTGTAGATGCGGGCGATATCGCGCTTGACTGCACGCAGACGACCGTGGTTTTCCAGCTGGCCGGTGGCCGACTGGAAGCGGAGGTTGAACAGCTCCTCCTTGGCCTTGCGCAGTTCTTCTACGAGACGGTCCTTATCGAAGCCGTCCAGCTGCTCAGTTGTCAGCTCTTTTGATCCAACTGCCATTTCTATTCACCACCCTCGCGACGCACAATGCGTGCCTTCAACGGCAGCTTATGGATCGCCAGGCGCAGGGCCTCACGAGCTACCTCTTCGGAAACACCGGAGAGTTCGAACAGAACCCGGCCCGGCTTGACGTTTGCAACCCACCACTCCGGAGAACCCTTACCGGAACCCATACGGGTTTCAGCAGGCTTCTTCGTCAGCGGACGGTCCGGGTAGATGTTGATCCAGACCTTACCGCCGCGCTTGATGTGGCGTGTCATGGCAATACGCGCAGCTTCAATCTGGCGGTTGGTGACGTAAGCAGGCGTCAGAGCCTGGATACCCCACTCGCCGAAGCTGACGGCGGTGCCGCCGGTTGCAGCGCCGGAGCGACCCGGGTGGTGCTGCTTACGGTACTTGACTCGACGTGGGATAAGCATTTAAGCCTGTCCTCCTTCTGCTGCGGGGGCAGCTGCCTCAGCGGCCGGAGCCTCTGCAGCAGCAGGCGCGGCGGCTTTGTCGCCGCGCTCGGGACGACGACGGCGGTCGCCGCCACGGTCACCGCGGTCGGCCGGGCCGCGGCCCGGACGGTCGTTGGAGCGTCCGCGGGACGGTGCAGCAGCCTGCTGTGCAGCCAGTTCCTTAGCGGTAACGTCGCCCTTGTAGATCCAGACCTTCACGCCGATGCGGCCGAAGGTGGTCTTGGCTTCGAAGAAACCGTAGTCGATCTGCGCGCGGAGGGTGTGCAGGGGCACACGGCCTTCGCGGTAGAACTCGGAACGGCTCATTTCAGCGCCGCCCAGACGGCCGGAGCACTGGATACGGATACCCTTGGCGCCTGCACGCTGTGCGGACTGGATGGCCTTCTTCATCGCACGGCGGAAAGCCACGCGGGAAGAGAGCTGCTCTGCAACACCCTGGGCAACCAACTGTGCTTCCATCTCGGGGTTCTTGACCTCGAGGATGTTCAGCTGGACCTGCTTGCCGGTGAGCTTTTCGAGCTCGCCGCGGATGCGGTCTGCTTCGGCGCCGCGGCGGCCGATCACGATGCCCGGACGTGCGGTGTGGATATCCACACGGACACGGTCACGGGTGCGCTCGATCTCAACCTTGGCGATGCCGGCGCGGTCCATGCCGGTGGACATCAGCTGACGGATCTTGATGTCCTCGCGGACGAAGTCCTTGTAACGCTGGCCCGGCTTGTTGCTGTCAGCAAACCAGTGCGATACGTGGTCAGTGGTGATGCCGAGTCGGAACCCGTGCGGGTTTACCTTCTGTCCCACTTAGCGTTCCTCCTCGATCGTAGGGGTTGCGACTACCACGGTGACGTGGCTGGTCCGCTTGTTGATGCGGTAGGCGCGGCCCTGGGCCCGCGGCTGGAACCGCTTCATGGTGGGTCCTTCGTCAACGAATGCTTCGCTGACAAAGAGGTCACCCTCGTCGAAGGCCACGCCGTCACGGTCCGCGAGGACACGTGCATTGGCCATAGCCGACTGAATTACCTTAAGTACCGGCTCCGAAGCTGCCTGGGGGGCAAACTTCAGAATTGCCAGAGCCTCATTCGCTTGCTTGCCACGAACAAGGTTGACGACGCGCCGGGCCTTCATAGGCGTTACGCGGATATGACGCGCAATTGCCTTGGCTTCCATTGCTTTCCTTCTCTCGTCTTCTGCCGAAAGAGCAGCGCCTAGCGGCGCTTGCCCTTGCGGTCGTCCTTCACATGGCCGCGGAATGTCCGCGTCAGAGCGAATTCGCCGAGCTTGTGCCCGACCATCGACTCGGTGACAAACACCGGAATGTGCTTACGTCCGTCGTGTACGGCGATCGTGTGCCCGAGCATGTCGGGGATGATCATCGAACGGCGGGACCACGTCTTGATGACGTTCTTGGTGCCCTTTTCGTTTTCGGCCGCTACCTTGAGAAACAGGTGCTGGTCGACGAAGGGGCCTTTCTTCAGGCTGCGTGGCATGTTTCCAGGCTCCTATCGCTTGTTCTTGCCGGAACGACGGCGACGCACAATGAGGTTGTCGCTCTCTTTATTGGGACGGCGGGTACGGCCTTCGCGCTTACCGTTCGGGTTGACCGGGTGGCGTCCACCGGAGGTCTTACCTTCACCACCACCGTGCGGGTGGTCGACCGGGTTCATGGCGACACCACGGACGGTCGGGCGTACGCCCTTCCAGCGCATACGGCCGGCCTTGCCCCAGTTGATGTTCGACTGCTCGGCGTTGCCGACCTCGCCGATGGTGGCGCGGCAGCGCACATCAACGTTGCGGATTTCGCCGGAGGGCAGACGCAGCTGGGCGAAGCGGCCTTCCTTGGCGACAAGCTGAACGGATGCACCGGCGGAGCGGGCCATCTTGGCGCCGCCGCCCGGACGCAGTTCAACGGCGTGGATGGTCGTACCCACGGGGATGTTACGCAGGGGCAGGTTGTTTCCGGGCTTGATATCAGCGCCGGCGCCTGCCTCTACGAAGTCGCCCTGCTTGAGCTTGTTCGGAGCAATGATGTAACGCTTGGTGCCATCAACGTAGTGCAGCAGCGCAATGCGGGCGGTACGGTTCGGATCGTATTCGATCTCGGCAACGCGTGCGTTGACGCCGTCCTTGTCGTGGCGGCGGAAGTCGATCAGACGGTACTGACGCTTGTGTCCACCACCCTTGTGCCTGGTCGTGATCTTACCGGTGTTGTTACGGCCGCCCTTTTTGGGCAGCGGACGTACCAACGACTTTTCCGGCGTCGACCGCGTGATTTCGGTGAAGTCGGCTACGCTCGAGCCGCGACGGCCCGGGGTAGTCGGCTTGTATTTACGGATTCCCATTATTTATTCCTCGTTAAAGTGGTCTCCGCCCTAGCTGAGCGGACCGCCGAAGATGTCGATTGTGCCGTCCTTGAGGGTGACAATTGCGCGCTTGGTGTTCTTGCGCTGTCCCCATCCGAACTTGGTGCGCTTACGCTTACCGGCACGGTTGATGGTGTTGATCGAGTCGACCTTGACGGAGAAGATTTTCTCCACGGCCAGCTTGATCTCGGTCTTGTTGGAGCGGGGGTCGACCAGGAAGGTGTACTTACCTTCGTCGATCAGGCCGTAGCTCTTTTCCGAGACGACGGGTGCAAGCACTACGTCGCGCGGATCCTTAGCGGTGGTCGCGCTCACTTGGCGTCCTCCTTGACTGTGTTCTTGCCGACGAACTCGTCGTAGGCAGCCTTGGTGAAGACCACGTCGTCGGCAACAAGCACGTCATAGGTGTTCAGCTGATCTACGTAGATCACGTGAACAGCCGGAACGTTGCGCACTGAAAGTGCGGCAACATCGTTGGCGCGCTCGATAACAACGAGCAGGTTCTTGCGGTCGGAAACCGAACGCAGGGCGCTCAGTGCGTCCTTGGTGGAGGGCTTGGTGCCTTCAACCAGGGATTCGAGGACGTGGATACGGCCGTTGCGTGCCCGGTCCGACAGGGCGCCGCGCAGTGCAGCAGCCTTCATCTTCTTGGGGGTGCGCTGGCTGTAATCGCGGGGCGTCGGTCCGTGGACTACGCCGCCGCCGGTCATGTGAGGAGCACGGATGGAGCCCTGACGAGCCCGGCCGGTGCCCTTCTGCTTGAACGGCTTGCGGCCTGCGCCGCTTACCTCGGCGCGCGTCTTCGTCTTGTGCGTACCCTGGCGGGCGGCTGCAAGCTGAGCAACTACCACCTGGTGGAGCAGCGGTACGTTCGTCTGAACGTCGAAGATCTCTGCGGGGAATTCAACAGTGGTTTCGTTAGCCATGAGACTAATCTCCCTTCACGGCAGTGCGTACGAGGACGACCTGGCCGCGGGCGCCGGGAACGGCACCCTTGATCAGCAGGAGCGACTTCTCGGCGTCCACACCGTGAACCGTGAGGTTCATGGTGGTGTGACGGACGCCGCCCATGCGGCCCGCCATCCGAACGCCCTTGAAGACGCGGCCCGGGGTGGATGCGCCACCGATGGAACCCGGCTTACGGTGGTTCTTGTGTGCACCGTGGGAGGCACCAACGCCATGGAAGCCGTGACGCTTCATGACACCGGCAAAGCCCTTGCCCTTGGAGGTTCCGGTGACGTCGACCTTCTGGCCGGCTGCGAACATCTCAACAGAGAGTTCCTGGCCCAGCTCATAGGTGTCGGCGTCTGCGGTACGCAGTTCAACTACGTGGCGGCGCGGCGTGACGCCGGCCTT
Encoded proteins:
- the rplE gene encoding 50S ribosomal protein L5; translated protein: MTETVTKIVPRLKTRYAAEIKQTLQDEFNYSNVNQVPRLVKVVVNMGVGDAAKDSKLIDGAVRDLTQITGQKPQVTKARKSIAQFKLREGMPIGTHVTLRGDRMWEFVDRLVTLALPRIRDFRGLNGKQFDGNGNYTFGLTEQSMFHEIDQDKIDRVRGMDITVVTTAKTDDEGRALLKALGFPFKSED
- the rplX gene encoding 50S ribosomal protein L24, whose amino-acid sequence is MAKIKKGDLVQVITGAKAERGGDRGKQGKVLKVFPESNRILVEGINRVTKHTKVGQSSRGSKTGGIEVVEAPIHVSNVAIVDPETKKPTRVGFRTETVEKDGRERTVRIRVAKGSGKDL
- the rplN gene encoding 50S ribosomal protein L14; translation: MIQQESRLKVADNTGAKEILTIRVLGGSGRRYAGIGDTIVATVKDAIPGGNVKKGDVVKAVIVRTKKERRRQDGSYIKFDENAAVILKNDGDPRGTRIFGPVGRELRDKKFMKIISLAPEVL
- the rpsQ gene encoding 30S ribosomal protein S17, encoding MSENKNEAAVTTDANGADARGYRKTARGYVVSDKMDKTIVVQVEDRVKHALYGKVIRRTEKRKAHDEQNAAGIGDLVLIAETRPLSATKRWRLVEILEKAK
- the rpmC gene encoding 50S ribosomal protein L29: MAVGSKELTTEQLDGFDKDRLVEELRKAKEELFNLRFQSATGQLENHGRLRAVKRDIARIYTVLRERELGIRPEVVAPVEEAAPEAPKKSKKKADKSEAEAKVAEDDAK
- the rplP gene encoding 50S ribosomal protein L16, whose protein sequence is MLIPRRVKYRKQHHPGRSGAATGGTAVSFGEWGIQALTPAYVTNRQIEAARIAMTRHIKRGGKVWINIYPDRPLTKKPAETRMGSGKGSPEWWVANVKPGRVLFELSGVSEEVAREALRLAIHKLPLKARIVRREGGE
- the rpsC gene encoding 30S ribosomal protein S3 codes for the protein MGQKVNPHGFRLGITTDHVSHWFADSNKPGQRYKDFVREDIKIRQLMSTGMDRAGIAKVEIERTRDRVRVDIHTARPGIVIGRRGAEADRIRGELEKLTGKQVQLNILEVKNPEMEAQLVAQGVAEQLSSRVAFRRAMKKAIQSAQRAGAKGIRIQCSGRLGGAEMSRSEFYREGRVPLHTLRAQIDYGFFEAKTTFGRIGVKVWIYKGDVTAKELAAQQAAAPSRGRSNDRPGRGPADRGDRGGDRRRRPERGDKAAAPAAAEAPAAEAAAPAAEGGQA
- the rplV gene encoding 50S ribosomal protein L22, giving the protein MEAKAIARHIRVTPMKARRVVNLVRGKQANEALAILKFAPQAASEPVLKVIQSAMANARVLADRDGVAFDEGDLFVSEAFVDEGPTMKRFQPRAQGRAYRINKRTSHVTVVVATPTIEEER
- the rpsS gene encoding 30S ribosomal protein S19; amino-acid sequence: MPRSLKKGPFVDQHLFLKVAAENEKGTKNVIKTWSRRSMIIPDMLGHTIAVHDGRKHIPVFVTESMVGHKLGEFALTRTFRGHVKDDRKGKRR
- the rplB gene encoding 50S ribosomal protein L2, which produces MGIRKYKPTTPGRRGSSVADFTEITRSTPEKSLVRPLPKKGGRNNTGKITTRHKGGGHKRQYRLIDFRRHDKDGVNARVAEIEYDPNRTARIALLHYVDGTKRYIIAPNKLKQGDFVEAGAGADIKPGNNLPLRNIPVGTTIHAVELRPGGGAKMARSAGASVQLVAKEGRFAQLRLPSGEIRNVDVRCRATIGEVGNAEQSNINWGKAGRMRWKGVRPTVRGVAMNPVDHPHGGGEGKTSGGRHPVNPNGKREGRTRRPNKESDNLIVRRRRSGKNKR
- the rplW gene encoding 50S ribosomal protein L23, with translation MSATTAKDPRDVVLAPVVSEKSYGLIDEGKYTFLVDPRSNKTEIKLAVEKIFSVKVDSINTINRAGKRKRTKFGWGQRKNTKRAIVTLKDGTIDIFGGPLS
- the rplD gene encoding 50S ribosomal protein L4, giving the protein MANETTVEFPAEIFDVQTNVPLLHQVVVAQLAAARQGTHKTKTRAEVSGAGRKPFKQKGTGRARQGSIRAPHMTGGGVVHGPTPRDYSQRTPKKMKAAALRGALSDRARNGRIHVLESLVEGTKPSTKDALSALRSVSDRKNLLVVIERANDVAALSVRNVPAVHVIYVDQLNTYDVLVADDVVFTKAAYDEFVGKNTVKEDAK
- the rplC gene encoding 50S ribosomal protein L3 gives rise to the protein MSTSLTRQVKGLLGTKLGMTQVWDENNKLIPVTVVQADSNVITQLRNAEKDGYTAVQIGYGQIDPRKVTKPLAGHFEKAGVTPRRHVVELRTADADTYELGQELSVEMFAAGQKVDVTGTSKGKGFAGVMKRHGFHGVGASHGAHKNHRKPGSIGGASTPGRVFKGVRMAGRMGGVRHTTMNLTVHGVDAEKSLLLIKGAVPGARGQVVLVRTAVKGD